A window of Kribbella sp. NBC_00382 genomic DNA:
GCTGCGACCCCGCCATGGTGTTCGGCGGAGTCAGCGCGGAGACCGCGGGACTCCCCGCGTACCCGTTGGCCGAAGGAGCCGCCCCGAAGCCCCCAGGAGGCGGCGCAGGTGCAGGCGCCGGGCCAGGTGCCGGAGTCACCGGCGTAGGCGCAGTGAGACCCGCGGCCGCGTCGGCGAGGGTCGGGTCGCCTACAGGCTCCCCACTGTCCGGATTTGAAGGGTTCCGGGGCGTCGGTTCGGCGTCATCCCAGCTCACGGTGCCCGCCTCACGTCGTCGTCATCTTGGAGTCGGGAGCCGCCCGCACCGGGGTGCCGGCAGGTACTCCCACAATTCATTATCCCAGCTTGTGGGAAAGCGCACCCATCGGTGTGAGCCAAGACGCGATTTTAGCCAGTCCGGTCCCCATCCGCTGGACCGCCGTGACCTTCGGCGGCGGAATGTGCGGGAAGGCCGCCACCACCTTCCCGAGCGTCTCGAAGGGCAGGTCGCCGACCATCGTGTACACGATCCCCCCGGACGACCAGACGACGTATGAGGGCATCCCGTACCGCTGGTAGACCCGAGCCCCCTCAGGCGTCGTCGAGGCCGTGTAGCCCGCCACCGCCGCCGGGTCGAGCTCCCCGCGCTGTTCGAAGAGCGACACGTTGAACAGCCCGTCGGAGTACGAGAACTGCAGTGACTTGGTCGCCTCGTCCTGATGTACGTCGTACAGCTGCAGAGACGCCGGGAGCGACGGCGAGCACGTCCAGCCCTGCGACCGCAGCCCGTCGACGCTGCCCATCCCGACCGACTCCACACTGCCCGGAGCCATCGGCGGCAGGTGCCCGATGAACTCGGACTCCTCGATCTCCAGGTCGGTGAACACGGTGGCCCGGACCATCGTCTTGCCGTCGTCGCTGAACAGCTGCCGCTGCAGCAACAACCCGGTCGCCTGGTCGATCCAGAACCGCGCAGCGAGCGTCCGGTCGCCCCGCAGCGCCTCGATCAGTACCGCCGCCCGCCCGATCGTGTCCGTGCAGCACTTGTAGACCAGCTCGTACGTCGCCTTGAGCAGTGAGAGCGGCCCACCGTCGACAGTCGGCCCCACCGCGTGGCTGGCGCGCTGCACGAAGGCCTTGGCGCCCGGCGACGCGGCCGGGCCGACCACGCTGATCTCCGACCCCTGCGAGGCGGCATGGACGATGTCGAGCATCGCGGAGCTCGCCCCCTGCGTTCCCCAGGAGGTGATGATCTGGGTGCCCTGGTACGAGACGTGATCCGGCGCCGCCGCCGCACGCTCCAGCCAGGCGACAGCGTTCGGGTTGTCCTCGCGCTGCGCGACCGGAACAGGCGAAGCGACAGCAGGCATGGGCAGGCCGAAACCGATCAGCGCAGTGCCGACCAGTACGGCGAGCCTGGAGAGGCTCATCGGTCAGCGCCCCGTCAAGGCCACCGGCTGCAGCGTCGGGCTGAGCCCGGCGTATCCAGCCCCGTTGAAGGAGTTCATCAGCGCTACCGGGTCAGCGAAAGGAGCACTGGCAGTCGCGGCCGCGTGGTCGGCGGTGTAGCTGGTCAGCGGGGGTTGCAGCGACGGTGGTTGCTCCGACCGAGCCGGGTCGCCCAGCACGAACGCAGTACCGAGTAGTGAGGCCATGGCGGCTGCAGAGCCCGCTGCGCCCAGTACGCCGGTACGCCGGCGGCTGCGCGTCGCAGTACGGGTCCCTGGTCGCGTTGCGTCGCTGCGCGCAGCCGGGAAGGCCGACCGTTGCGGCATGAGTGAAAAGGCGGCCGGTGTGAGCACCGGGCGGATCTCCTCGCGCGGCTCGGTGCCGAACGACGAGACACCCATCAGACGCTGCATCAGGTCCATCGAGGGGTCCGGAGCGGCCGACGCGGCCAGCCCGGCCTTGAGCCGCCGCTGGGCGTCCACCTCGGAGCGGCAGGTGTCGCAGCCGACCAGGTGGCTCAGCACCCTGTCGCGCGAGTCGTGGTCGAGCTCACCGTCGACGACAGCGCTCAGCTTGTCCAAGGGATGTTGCACGGTCACCGGTCGTCACCTCCGGCAGCGAGCGGCCCGTCCGCGGGCGGGCCACTGATACGGGTCTGGCCGGACCGTGGCGCGCGGTGCTCGAGGTGCTTGCGCAGCATCGAGCGGCCGCGGTGGATCCGGCTGCGGACGGTGCCGAGCTTCACATCCAGTACGTCGGCGATCTCGTCATACGTCATGCCCTCGATGTCGCAGAGCACCACCGCCGCCCGGAAGTCCTCGGGCAGCGCGTCGAGCGCGTACTGCACATCGTGGTCGAACAGGTCCTGGTCGAGCTTCTCGGCCGGGCCGGAGCCCTTGGCCGGCAGCCGGTCGTGCGCGTCGTCGGGCAGCCCGTCGAAGCGGATCCGCTGCTTGCGGCGGGCGCCGTCCAGGAACAGGTTGGTGGTGATCCGGTAGAGCCAGCCCTCGAAGGTGCCCGGCGTGTAGGACGACAGCGACCGGAAGACCCGGACGAAGACCTCTTGGGTCAGGTCCTCGGCGTCGTGCTTGTTGCCGGTCAGCCGGTACGCGAGCCGGTAGACGCGGGCCGAGTGGGCCCGGACGATCTCGTCCCAGGACGGCAGCGCCTCGATCTCCGGCTGGACCTTCGGGGTGCTCGCAGCGGGCACCACGGGGGTGTCGACCGGTTTCACGACAACGCCTCCCTGGGTCCGCTCGGCAACGAGTGAGAACACCATGGTGCCGCGTTCACCGTCCTCTTCGCACGTCGGGTACACCCTGGTTCGACCCTGGGATGCCAGTACGACGAGTCAACGGCCCCCGCTGACGGGAAGTTCCCCGCCTCGCCAGCTCTCATGGAACTCTCATCTACCAGACGCGCGAGGGCGCATAAAGGTTGAACGCTACTTCTCTTCGATCACGGCGATCGGGTCGCCGTCGCGGACCACTTCACCCTCGGAGACCTTCATCTCGGTGATCGTGCCGGCCACCTCGGCGAGCACCGGGATCTCCATCTTCATCGACTCGAGGATGACGAGGGTGTCCTCCGGCCCCACCGTGTCCCCGGCCTTGGCGATGATCGTCTGGACGTTCGCCACCAGCTCTGCCACCACGGTGTGACTCACGCGCACTCCTCTTGTTGCCGGTTTCCTCGCGTCGATCCTATGCGCCGGCTGCCTTCGAGCGGGCCCGGTACGACGCAACGCGGGTCCGGCTGGAGCAGGTCGGCGTACAGAACCGCCGTGGCCGCCGCTCGGCCGCGTTGACGAAGACCCGCTCGCAATCCGCCGCGGCGCAGGTGTCGATCGCCTCGAACCCGTGGCCCGCCGCGAATCCCGACAGCCCGAGCGCCGCCCCGGCCGCGATCCACTCGGCCCACGTCGCCTCGGGCTTGGCCACGTGCAGATGCCACGGCGACCCGTCGTGATCGGACAGATAGGGCCGTACCGCGTACTCGCTCAGCAACTCGTTGAGGATGCGCGCGGCCTCCCGCGGCTCGGCGTGGAACACCGGCCGAATGCGCTCACGCACCGCCTTCACCGCAGCCAGATCACCCTCGTCGACCGTCGCCGTCGGCTCGCCGTGCTCGAGCAGGAACTCCCGCAAGGCGGCCACCGAGGTCAACCGCTCCGGATCGAGGGACTTGGTGTTCACCAGGTCCACCGCGATCCGGATCATCCGGTCCGGCGTCGTCAGGCTCTCCACTCGACCGATCGTAACGCCTTTGTTAGCGTAACGCGTAACTGCTATCCATGCGTTACAGGGAGAAGCCGATGCTGGCCCGCTACCTCACCGCCGCGACGCTCGCGCGAGTCGGCGACGAGATGGTCGCGTTCACCCTCGTCCTGCTCGTCCTCGATCGCACCGACAGCGCAGCTCTGGCCGGCCTCACCGGAGCCGCCTACGCCCTCCCGGCGATCGTGACCGGCCCACTGCTCGGCGCCTGGCTCGACAGAACCCAGTACCGCCGTACTGCGCTAGCCCTCAACCAAGCCGTCCTAGGCGCTGTCATGGTCGCCATGCTCGCCGTCGTCGGCCATAGCCCTCACTGGGTGACTCCCGCGCTCGCAGCACTCGCCGGTACGACCCTGCCGCTGGTCAGCGGAGGATTCACCAGCATGCTCCCGAGCCTGGTCCCAGCGGAGCGTCTACCGCGGGCCAACTCGTTGGAGGCAGCCAGCTTCGGCGCAGCCACCATCACCGGCCCAGCGGCCGCCGCCACGATCGCTGCAGCCGTATCCGTGGAAGCAGCCGTCGTGGTCATCGCCATGACCGCAACCCTCAGCATCCTGGCCATCGGCCGCCTACCCGCACTGCCCGCGGCCCGCGGCTCCCAGGAGCCCTTCCTGGCTTCAGTAATAGCCGGACTCACCCACCTAGCCCGCACTCCCCGCCTGCGAGCCTCCACAGTGACCACGACTCTCCTCATGGGCGTCATCGGCATGCTGCTCATCACCCTGCCGCTCCACATGGCCTCACTCGGCATGCCCCGCTCAACCGCCGGGTACCTCTGGACAGCCCTAGAGCTGGGCAGCGTCACGACAGCCCTTCTCCTAGGTCGTTTCCAGACCCGTTGGCGTCCCGAGCACGTCGTGATGCTGTCGGTAGCCGCGTACGGCCTTGCCTTCACCGCTTGGCCCCTAGCGAGCAGCTTCGCGGTCCTTGTCGTGCTCGCCGCCGCCACCGGCCTCCTAGAGGGTCCGATGCTCCCGGCCATGTTCGCCGCGCGCCAGGTCTACAGCCCGCTAGCTCTACAAGGCCGAGTCAGCACTACAGCCGCCAGCCTCCGAGTAGGCGCCGCAGCCCTCGGCCAGGCGGCGGCCGGCCTCCTAGTCCCAGCCATAGGCACCCACACCGCGCTCCTACTGATCGCAGCCGGCCTGGTTGCAGCCTCAGCCCTCGGCTACGCCTCGAGCCACAGCAGGGAGGTCGCCCATGCTGGTTAAAGCCTGGGGCTGGGCTGGGCGCTGAACAGCGCAGTCACTGCTGCTCGACTGTGCGGGCCAGAATGCCCAGGGTCGCGCGCAGACCTGCCTCGGGGATGATCGGGAAGTTGACCTTGCCCCGGTAGCGGTCCTCGATCTGGCTCCAGTCGTAGTACGTGGTCACCAGGGTGCCCGTGGCGCTTGGCTGGAGCTGGTAGCCGTACAGATGCTTGATGGGCGGCTGGATCGCGCCGGAGATGGTCCACTCGATCTCCGCGTTCTCGGTGAAGCTGGTGATGATCACCGTGACGTCGTACTTGCCCATCGGCAGGTCGTTGAGCGCCTCCCGGTCCATGTGGACGACGAACTCGTCCCCCACCGCCTCGACGGTCTTGCCCTCGGCGGACTGGAGCATGCCGGAGCTGTCGATCGCCACGTGGCCGCTGGGCTCCCGTAGTACGGCGAAGATCTCCGCGGGTGAGGCAGCGATCTGTCGCCGTACTTCGAACCGCTCGTCGTTGGTCATTCGCCGAGGATGCCAGAGCCGGTGAAACGAGTTCGGCCGGCTTGTGACTTTCGGGCCGGGTCGCGCATCGAAAGGGGTAAGCCGACCGAGGAGAACGATGCCGATCACCGGTGCGACAAGTCATCAGCGGGAGTTCGAGGAGTTCGCCCATGCGCGAGCCGCTCAGCTCTACCGCTCGGCCTGGCTGCTCTGCGGCAGCCATCACCAGGCGGAGGACCTCGTCCAGGAGACCCTCGCCAAGGTCTACGCCCGCTGGCGCCGGCCGTACAGCCGGATCGACAACCCCGCCGCCTACGCCCAGACGACGCTCACCCGCACGTTCCTGGGCGGGAAGCGCCGCCGGAGCAGCGGCGAGCAGCCGTACGCCGACGTGCCGGACCAGACGATGCCCGACCCGGCGGTGCGCGCCGACATCCGGCTCGCGCTCTTCCAGCTGCTGGCCGAGCTGTCCCCACCCGACCGCGTGGTGCTGGTACTGCGCTATCTCGAGGACCTCAGCGTCGACGAGGTCGCCGACCGGATGGGCGTCTCGCCCGGAGCGGTCCGCACCCGCAGCCTGCGCGCCCTGCAACGGGTCCGCGGTCTGGTCGGCGACTCACTGACGATCGGAAAGGACTGACCATGCACGACGAAGACACCATCGACGAGCAGGTCGCCGCGCTCTTCCACGACACCGTCGCACAGCTCCGGCCCGACGTCTCCGCGCTGGTCAAGGGCAGCGTCGAGCGGGGCGGGGCGATCCGGCGCAGGCGCGCCATCAGCACGGTGGCCGCCGCGGCCGTTGCCGCGATCGCGGTCGCCGCGGTCACCACCGGCGTCGCCACGAACCTGCACGGCGCCTGGGGCGAACCAGCCGTCACCGGCCCGACCGCCACGCCATCGACTACCACGTCGGGCGGCACGCCGTCAGCCTCCGCACCGGCGATGGCACACCCGAACGGCCTGCCGAGCGAGAGCTCGTCGAAGCCCGCACAACCCCCTATCCCGACCGCCCAGTTCCCGGTCAAGGCGGCCGAGCTGCCCGGCCTGTTCGCACGGATCCAGCCTGGCAAGATCACCCCCGCCGAGGCGTCGAGCGGCCGGATCATCGACGACGGCAAGGCAGGTCAATACGCCCACTTCCGCTGGAACGGCTTCGTCACCACCGTCGGCTTCCGCGCCTTCCCCGGTACTCCGGCCCAACGGTGCCAGCAGTTCCAGCAAGAGGGCGGGCCACCCGTCACCTGCCAGCAGCGCTCGGACGGGACCGTGCTCGTGGTGGGCCCGGATGACGTGGCTCCTGATGTCGACGGCGGCGTCACCGCGCGAGGCGCCTGGCTGTTCACCAAGCACGGCTACGAGATCTCCGTCATCTCCTACAACGCCGCCAGCATGAAGGGAACGCCCCGGGCCGCCCATCCGCCCTTCACCGCCGCCCAACTGGCGCAAACCGTCACCAGTCCCCTCTGGAGCTCCAAGTGACCGTACGCCGACAGCTCATCGCAGCCACGCTGGCACTAGTGCTAGTGGCCACCACTGGTACGACCGGAGCGGCCGCAGATCCCACCGCTCACCCGACGAAGGGCAGCACACCTACTGAGACGATCACCCTGATCACCGGCGACCGCATCGACCTGCCGGCCACCGGCCGGCCAGTCCCCCACCCAGGACCAGGCCGCGCAGGCATCCAGTTCCTCACCACCAAGGACGGCACCAACACCTTCGTACTCCCGTACGACGCCCTCCCCCTGGTCGCCGCCGGCCGACTCGACCGCCGCCTCTTCAACATCACCAAGCTGGCTGCCCTCGGCTACTCCGACCAGGCCCGCCGCGACATCCCCCTCATCATCACCGGGACCAACGCAAAGCTCAGCGCAGCCGGCACCCACGAACTCAAGAGCCTCAGCGCCGTCGCCCTGCACCAGCCCAAGACCCAGGCAGCCGAGTTCTGGAAGAGCGTCAAAGGCGCCGCGAAGACCACTCTGGTCGCCGGAGTGAACAAGATCTGGCTCGACGGCAAGGTGAAGGCCACCCTCGACCGGAGCGTTCCCCAGATCGGCGCACCGACCGCCTGGCAAGCCGGCTACACCGGCGCCGACACGACGGTCGCCGTGCTCGACACCGGCATCGACACCGCCCATGCAGACCTCTCTGATGCCGTCGCCCGGTCGGAGGACTTCACCGGCAGCGAGTTCGGCGCCGACGACCACTTCGGCCACGGCACGCACGTCGCCTCGACCATCACCGGCAGCGGCGCGGCGTCCGGCGGCAAGTACAAGGGCGTCGCGCCCGACACCAAGCTGCTCAACGGCAAGGTGCTCGACGACCACGGCAACGGCGACGAGTCCTGGGCACTGGCCGGGATGGAATGGGCCGTCGCGCAAGGCGCCGACGTGGTGAACCTGAGTCTCGGCTCGGAGTTCCCCACCGACGGGACCAGCCCGATGGACCAGGCGGTCAACCGGCTCACCGCCGAGTCCGGCACCCTGTTTGTCGTTGCCGCTGGCAACGATGGGCCGGGCAGCCAGACCGTTTCCAGCCCGGCCGCCGCCGATGCCGCCCTGGCCGTCGGTGCGGTCGACAAGTCCGACCGGCTGGCGGACTTCTCGTCCCGTGGCCCGCGCCAGGGAGACGCCGGGATCAAACCCGACATCACCGCACCGGGCGTCGGCATCGTGGCGGCCCGGGCGAAGTACGCAACCGTCGGTACGCCGGCCGGTCCGGAGTACCTGCAACTGGACGGGACGTCGATGGCGGCGCCGCACGTCGCGGGCGCGGCCGCGATTCTGGCTGGTCAGCACCCCGGCTGGAAAGCGGGCGAGCTGAAGGCCGCGCTGATGGACAGCGCCGAACCCAACGGAGCGCTCACGATCTACCAGGAAGGCGCCGGGCGGGTCGATGTGGCCAGGGCAACC
This region includes:
- a CDS encoding SigE family RNA polymerase sigma factor gives rise to the protein MPITGATSHQREFEEFAHARAAQLYRSAWLLCGSHHQAEDLVQETLAKVYARWRRPYSRIDNPAAYAQTTLTRTFLGGKRRRSSGEQPYADVPDQTMPDPAVRADIRLALFQLLAELSPPDRVVLVLRYLEDLSVDEVADRMGVSPGAVRTRSLRALQRVRGLVGDSLTIGKD
- the sigE gene encoding RNA polymerase sigma factor SigE — encoded protein: MVFSLVAERTQGGVVVKPVDTPVVPAASTPKVQPEIEALPSWDEIVRAHSARVYRLAYRLTGNKHDAEDLTQEVFVRVFRSLSSYTPGTFEGWLYRITTNLFLDGARRKQRIRFDGLPDDAHDRLPAKGSGPAEKLDQDLFDHDVQYALDALPEDFRAAVVLCDIEGMTYDEIADVLDVKLGTVRSRIHRGRSMLRKHLEHRAPRSGQTRISGPPADGPLAAGGDDR
- a CDS encoding anti-sigma factor family protein — translated: MTVQHPLDKLSAVVDGELDHDSRDRVLSHLVGCDTCRSEVDAQRRLKAGLAASAAPDPSMDLMQRLMGVSSFGTEPREEIRPVLTPAAFSLMPQRSAFPAARSDATRPGTRTATRSRRRTGVLGAAGSAAAMASLLGTAFVLGDPARSEQPPSLQPPLTSYTADHAAATASAPFADPVALMNSFNGAGYAGLSPTLQPVALTGR
- a CDS encoding biotin/lipoyl-binding carrier protein, producing the protein MSHTVVAELVANVQTIIAKAGDTVGPEDTLVILESMKMEIPVLAEVAGTITEMKVSEGEVVRDGDPIAVIEEK
- a CDS encoding polyketide cyclase, which encodes MTNDERFEVRRQIAASPAEIFAVLREPSGHVAIDSSGMLQSAEGKTVEAVGDEFVVHMDREALNDLPMGKYDVTVIITSFTENAEIEWTISGAIQPPIKHLYGYQLQPSATGTLVTTYYDWSQIEDRYRGKVNFPIIPEAGLRATLGILARTVEQQ
- a CDS encoding CGNR zinc finger domain-containing protein; the protein is MESLTTPDRMIRIAVDLVNTKSLDPERLTSVAALREFLLEHGEPTATVDEGDLAAVKAVRERIRPVFHAEPREAARILNELLSEYAVRPYLSDHDGSPWHLHVAKPEATWAEWIAAGAALGLSGFAAGHGFEAIDTCAAADCERVFVNAAERRPRRFCTPTCSSRTRVASYRARSKAAGA
- a CDS encoding MFS transporter, translating into MRYREKPMLARYLTAATLARVGDEMVAFTLVLLVLDRTDSAALAGLTGAAYALPAIVTGPLLGAWLDRTQYRRTALALNQAVLGAVMVAMLAVVGHSPHWVTPALAALAGTTLPLVSGGFTSMLPSLVPAERLPRANSLEAASFGAATITGPAAAATIAAAVSVEAAVVVIAMTATLSILAIGRLPALPAARGSQEPFLASVIAGLTHLARTPRLRASTVTTTLLMGVIGMLLITLPLHMASLGMPRSTAGYLWTALELGSVTTALLLGRFQTRWRPEHVVMLSVAAYGLAFTAWPLASSFAVLVVLAAATGLLEGPMLPAMFAARQVYSPLALQGRVSTTAASLRVGAAALGQAAAGLLVPAIGTHTALLLIAAGLVAASALGYASSHSREVAHAG
- a CDS encoding transcriptional regulator — its product is MSLSRLAVLVGTALIGFGLPMPAVASPVPVAQREDNPNAVAWLERAAAAPDHVSYQGTQIITSWGTQGASSAMLDIVHAASQGSEISVVGPAASPGAKAFVQRASHAVGPTVDGGPLSLLKATYELVYKCCTDTIGRAAVLIEALRGDRTLAARFWIDQATGLLLQRQLFSDDGKTMVRATVFTDLEIEESEFIGHLPPMAPGSVESVGMGSVDGLRSQGWTCSPSLPASLQLYDVHQDEATKSLQFSYSDGLFNVSLFEQRGELDPAAVAGYTASTTPEGARVYQRYGMPSYVVWSSGGIVYTMVGDLPFETLGKVVAAFPHIPPPKVTAVQRMGTGLAKIASWLTPMGALSHKLG